The following are encoded together in the Naumannella cuiyingiana genome:
- the fabG gene encoding 3-oxoacyl-ACP reductase FabG has translation MSNDASAQHPKVAIVTGGARGIGAGVAKRLAADGNAVAIFDLETEAAAQTVAEIEAAGGKALALGVDVSDEQQVGDAVTKVAEELGPPVIVVNNAGLLRDNLIFKMSVDDWDTVMNVHLRGAFLTTRAAQKYMVDNKFGRVINLSSTSALGNRGQVNYAAAKAGMQGFTKTLAFELGKFGVTANAIAPGLIETDMTRQTAERVGVPYDEYVAAAAKGIPVQRTGKPEDIAALASFFASDEAGFVSGQVVYVAGGPKA, from the coding sequence ATGAGCAATGACGCATCAGCACAACATCCCAAGGTCGCCATCGTCACCGGCGGCGCCCGTGGCATCGGCGCAGGCGTGGCCAAGCGCCTGGCCGCCGACGGAAACGCCGTAGCGATCTTCGATCTGGAGACCGAGGCCGCAGCGCAGACCGTCGCCGAGATCGAGGCCGCCGGCGGGAAGGCGCTCGCTCTGGGCGTCGACGTGTCCGACGAGCAGCAGGTCGGCGACGCGGTGACCAAGGTCGCAGAAGAGCTCGGGCCGCCCGTGATCGTGGTCAACAACGCTGGTCTGCTTCGCGACAATCTGATCTTCAAGATGTCCGTCGACGACTGGGACACGGTGATGAATGTGCACCTGCGCGGAGCGTTCCTGACCACGCGGGCGGCGCAGAAGTACATGGTGGACAACAAGTTCGGCCGGGTGATCAACCTGTCGTCGACCTCGGCGCTGGGCAACCGCGGTCAGGTCAACTATGCGGCCGCCAAGGCGGGTATGCAGGGCTTCACCAAGACTCTGGCCTTCGAGCTGGGCAAGTTCGGGGTGACCGCGAATGCCATTGCCCCGGGCCTGATCGAGACCGATATGACCAGGCAGACGGCGGAGCGCGTCGGCGTACCGTACGACGAGTACGTCGCCGCCGCGGCCAAGGGCATCCCGGTGCAGCGCACGGGCAAGCCCGAGGACATCGCCGCCCTCGCCTCCTTCTTCGCCAGCGACGAGGCCGGCTTCGTCAGCGGCCAGGTCGTCTACGTCGCGGGCGGCCCGAAGGCCTGA
- a CDS encoding M56 family metallopeptidase, whose product MRPEILVGPLLAVLALILVLPGPAWVRHWAFLDRVPRAAIVLWQAGTVAALVAAVGAGVRVGLDLWQHRPAERVWVAAMALAALFAGSVVVRLVWSVVAVARETGHRRARHRAAVDIVARASRERGLRVLAEAAPMAYCLPGLRDARVVLSQGTLDTLAPDEVAAVLAHERAHLRARHDVVLDFFTALHRAFPHAVRSDIALTECRELVEMLADDAARRRVGPESLARALVSMAGSPVPRHALGAGGQVLRRVRRLRHDHAHPVLAAGVYALAAGLVALPAVILAIGS is encoded by the coding sequence ATGCGACCCGAGATCCTGGTCGGGCCGTTGCTCGCGGTGTTGGCGCTGATCCTGGTCCTGCCGGGGCCCGCCTGGGTCCGCCACTGGGCCTTTCTGGATCGCGTACCCCGCGCGGCGATCGTGTTGTGGCAGGCGGGCACCGTCGCGGCGCTGGTCGCCGCCGTCGGCGCCGGCGTGCGGGTCGGGCTGGACCTGTGGCAGCACCGGCCGGCCGAGCGGGTCTGGGTCGCGGCGATGGCGCTGGCGGCACTGTTCGCCGGCAGCGTGGTGGTGCGGTTGGTGTGGTCGGTGGTCGCGGTGGCCCGGGAGACCGGTCACCGGCGGGCCCGCCACCGCGCCGCGGTCGACATCGTGGCCCGGGCATCGCGCGAGCGCGGCCTGCGGGTGCTCGCCGAGGCCGCGCCGATGGCGTACTGCCTGCCCGGCCTGCGCGATGCCCGCGTCGTGCTCAGCCAGGGCACCCTGGACACCCTGGCGCCGGACGAGGTGGCCGCGGTGCTCGCCCACGAGCGGGCCCACCTGCGCGCGCGGCACGATGTGGTGCTGGACTTCTTCACCGCGCTGCACCGGGCGTTCCCGCATGCGGTACGCAGCGACATCGCGCTCACCGAGTGCCGCGAGCTCGTCGAGATGCTCGCCGACGACGCCGCCCGCCGCCGGGTCGGCCCGGAGAGCCTGGCGCGGGCCCTGGTCAGCATGGCGGGCTCGCCGGTGCCCCGGCACGCGCTCGGCGCCGGTGGCCAGGTGCTGCGGCGGGTACGCCGGCTCCGACACGATCACGCCCACCCGGTGCTCGCGGCCGGCGTCTACGCCCTGGCCGCCGGGCTGGTCGCGCTGCCCGCGGTGATCCTCGCGATCGGATCCTGA
- a CDS encoding cytochrome ubiquinol oxidase subunit I, which produces MDAVSLARWQFAITTVYHFFFVPLTIGLSGLVAVMQTIWLRTDNDRWLQLTKFFGRLMLINFAMGVVTGIVQEFQFGMNWSEYSRFVGDIFGAPLALEGLVAFFMESTFLGLWIFGWDRLPRKVHLACIWLVAIGTIASAYFILAANSFMQNPVGFTYNAERGRAELTDIGAVLTNEVTLVTFPHQIFACYMVAGAFVAAVAGYWVLRRSRELRASGNDQEPPDRTLRTFVNALRLGAATLLISGIGVLISGDFQAKVMTHVQPMKMAAAEALYNTAQPASFSIFTIGSLDGSQELWSLRVPYLLSFLSTGSFTAPVEGINQLQAAYEATWGPGTYSPNIPLAYWSFRLMIGLGLAAMVIGAAMLWFTRKGDVPRWLLRLPRFGTLVLVVLPLLPLFANSFGWIFTETGRQPWLVFGLMPTATGVSPSTTVIDVAISLTAFTLIYGILAVIEVRLMLRYIGKGLQEEQQPEIADDDQPLSFAY; this is translated from the coding sequence ATGGACGCCGTATCCCTGGCGAGGTGGCAGTTTGCGATCACGACCGTCTACCACTTCTTCTTCGTTCCGCTGACGATCGGACTGAGCGGCCTGGTGGCCGTCATGCAGACGATCTGGCTGCGCACCGACAACGACCGGTGGCTGCAGTTGACCAAGTTCTTCGGCCGGCTGATGTTGATCAACTTCGCGATGGGCGTGGTCACCGGCATCGTCCAGGAGTTCCAGTTCGGGATGAACTGGAGCGAGTACTCCCGCTTCGTCGGCGACATCTTCGGCGCGCCGCTCGCGCTCGAGGGTCTGGTCGCCTTCTTCATGGAGTCGACCTTCCTCGGCCTGTGGATCTTCGGCTGGGACCGGCTGCCGCGCAAGGTGCACCTGGCCTGCATCTGGCTGGTGGCGATCGGCACCATCGCCTCGGCGTACTTCATCCTCGCCGCGAACTCGTTCATGCAGAACCCGGTCGGCTTCACCTACAACGCCGAACGCGGCCGCGCCGAACTGACCGACATCGGCGCCGTGCTGACCAATGAGGTCACCCTGGTCACCTTCCCGCACCAGATCTTCGCCTGCTACATGGTGGCCGGCGCCTTCGTCGCGGCGGTGGCCGGCTACTGGGTTCTGCGCCGCTCCCGCGAGCTGCGGGCCTCCGGGAATGATCAGGAACCGCCCGACCGCACCCTGCGTACCTTCGTCAACGCGTTGCGGCTCGGCGCGGCCACCTTGTTGATCTCCGGCATCGGCGTGCTGATCAGCGGCGACTTCCAGGCCAAGGTGATGACCCACGTCCAGCCGATGAAGATGGCGGCGGCCGAGGCGCTCTACAACACCGCGCAGCCGGCATCGTTCTCGATCTTCACGATCGGCTCGCTCGACGGCAGCCAGGAGCTGTGGTCGCTGCGCGTGCCCTACCTGCTGAGCTTCCTGTCCACCGGCTCGTTCACCGCGCCGGTGGAGGGGATCAACCAGTTGCAGGCCGCCTACGAGGCCACCTGGGGCCCGGGCACCTACTCGCCGAACATCCCGCTCGCCTACTGGAGCTTCCGGCTGATGATCGGCCTCGGGCTGGCGGCCATGGTGATCGGCGCGGCGATGTTGTGGTTCACCCGCAAGGGCGATGTGCCGCGCTGGCTGCTGCGGCTGCCCCGGTTCGGCACGCTGGTGCTGGTCGTCCTGCCGCTGCTGCCACTGTTCGCCAACTCGTTCGGCTGGATCTTCACCGAGACCGGCCGACAACCGTGGCTGGTCTTCGGGCTGATGCCGACCGCGACCGGGGTCTCGCCGTCGACCACGGTGATCGACGTTGCCATCTCGTTGACCGCGTTCACGTTGATCTACGGGATTCTCGCGGTGATCGAGGTACGCCTGATGCTGCGCTACATCGGCAAGGGACTGCAGGAGGAGCAGCAGCCCGAGATCGCCGACGACGACCAGCCGCTCTCCTTCGCCTACTGA
- the cydD gene encoding thiol reductant ABC exporter subunit CydD → MAKGPVDPRLLRRSRPTRRFVGALIVLGLAQAVVLIGQAWLLAVSVSGMVAGRPWPEFVPQLAGVAAGFAVRAALSAGQQWAGQRAAAAVKSRLRADLLRARLDRPFAADTSGGRLVTLVTEGVEALDGWYSGYLPQLVLAAIVPLTLLVAIATADPTSAVIIAVTLPLIPIFMVLIGLATRDRMDARWRSNARLGHHFADLLAGLPTLQVFGRARSQLAGLRRVEERHRGATLQVLRVAFLSALVLEVLATLSVALVAVSIGLRVVTGEFTLLLGLFALVLAPEVYLPLRQVGARYHDAADGMAAAEDAFALIDAESRAPGGTRVDLREAAIEFDEAALAPAAGAPAAQRELSFVIGPGEVVAVAGPSGAGKTTLLRALLGHGNVVAGRVLIGGVPIADLDREHLLGQVAWVEQDPRLLPGTIAENVALGAPGAPPGRVIAALRRAGADALAPERELGVDGGGLSAGEVRRIALARALLRIECGGAQVLLLDEPTAGLDRATEARVVRGLADLGVTVIVISHRTAALDLAGQVISLPPSPVATTPPVEDPAGEASPRDDDARAGEPRTAPVTSGGDGLVSRLWIRGGWRRRALWSGTLLLGAAAAGCAVALLGTSGWLLAKASEQPPVLHLMVAVVAVRFFGLGRGVFRYAERLAGHDLGLRDQSALRLRTFAALADSPAAARRHGELVDRLVGDVAAAQDLVLRARLPLLAHAVVSVAVVAFLARWSLPVAALFAGYAVLAGWIWPRVGALISTRADRRLGTLRGALAEQAFLIHRHAPLLHTHGAGARQLARLADADAALVAGERRAATARALAAAGQLLVLAAAWPLMIIAAQQAAASGAWTTIMIATVALLPLALHELYAQHTAAMQAGIRSTAAIARVEQTIEQAAELPYPPPPEPLGEPGIAADQLVLQRGSLPPVDLRVRPGDRMVIAGPSGVGKSTLLATLLGQLPVGSGRIATGGLVGCLGQDAHIFDTTVAENVRLGDPGADEVAVHAALVAAGLPGLPPDRRVGEHGSSVSGGEGRRLALARVLAQRPDVLLLDEPTEHLDSPTARALLADIDAALPDAAILVVSHQPDLIRDTWGPRTRVADVTGGPVGIKCQPTDFQSAKESHDQEGTR, encoded by the coding sequence ATGGCCAAAGGCCCGGTTGACCCGCGCCTGCTCCGGCGCAGCCGACCCACTCGCCGGTTCGTCGGTGCGCTGATCGTCCTCGGGTTGGCCCAGGCCGTGGTCCTGATCGGTCAGGCCTGGCTGCTGGCGGTCTCTGTCTCCGGGATGGTCGCCGGCCGGCCGTGGCCCGAGTTCGTCCCCCAGCTCGCCGGCGTCGCCGCGGGCTTCGCGGTGCGGGCCGCCCTGTCGGCCGGGCAGCAGTGGGCGGGTCAGCGGGCCGCGGCCGCGGTGAAGTCGCGGCTGCGGGCCGATCTGCTCCGGGCCCGGCTGGACCGGCCGTTCGCCGCCGACACCTCCGGCGGCCGGCTGGTCACCCTGGTCACCGAAGGGGTCGAGGCGCTCGACGGGTGGTACTCGGGATATCTGCCGCAGCTCGTCCTGGCCGCGATCGTGCCCCTCACCCTGCTGGTGGCGATCGCCACCGCCGACCCGACCTCGGCGGTGATCATCGCCGTCACACTGCCGCTGATCCCGATCTTCATGGTGCTGATCGGGCTCGCGACCAGGGACCGGATGGATGCGCGCTGGCGCTCGAATGCCCGGCTCGGCCATCACTTCGCCGACCTGCTCGCCGGGCTGCCGACCCTGCAGGTCTTCGGCCGCGCGCGCAGCCAGTTGGCCGGGCTGCGCCGGGTCGAGGAGCGCCACCGCGGCGCCACCCTGCAGGTGCTGCGGGTCGCGTTCTTGTCGGCGCTGGTGCTGGAGGTGCTGGCGACGTTGTCCGTGGCGTTGGTGGCGGTCAGCATCGGGCTGCGGGTGGTGACCGGGGAGTTCACCTTGTTGCTCGGCCTGTTCGCGCTGGTGCTGGCACCGGAGGTGTATCTGCCGCTGCGCCAGGTCGGCGCCCGCTACCACGATGCGGCCGACGGGATGGCCGCCGCGGAGGATGCCTTCGCGCTGATCGACGCTGAGTCGCGTGCGCCCGGCGGCACCCGGGTCGATCTGCGCGAGGCGGCGATCGAGTTCGACGAGGCGGCGCTCGCCCCGGCCGCCGGGGCGCCGGCGGCCCAGCGCGAGCTGTCCTTCGTGATCGGCCCGGGCGAGGTGGTGGCGGTGGCCGGTCCGAGCGGGGCGGGCAAGACCACGCTGCTGCGGGCCCTGCTCGGCCACGGGAATGTGGTCGCCGGCCGGGTCCTGATCGGCGGCGTACCCATTGCCGATCTTGATCGCGAACACCTGCTCGGCCAGGTCGCCTGGGTGGAACAAGATCCTCGACTGCTGCCCGGGACGATCGCCGAGAATGTGGCGCTCGGGGCGCCGGGCGCGCCACCCGGGCGGGTGATCGCGGCGCTGCGGCGCGCGGGCGCAGACGCTCTGGCGCCCGAACGAGAGCTCGGGGTCGACGGCGGGGGCCTGTCCGCCGGGGAGGTACGCCGGATCGCGCTCGCCCGGGCCCTGCTCCGGATCGAGTGCGGCGGCGCCCAGGTCCTGCTGCTCGACGAGCCCACCGCCGGGCTGGACCGGGCAACCGAGGCCCGGGTGGTCCGCGGCCTGGCCGATCTTGGTGTCACGGTGATCGTGATCAGCCACCGCACCGCCGCCCTGGACCTCGCCGGGCAGGTGATCTCGCTCCCGCCGAGCCCGGTCGCCACGACGCCACCGGTCGAGGACCCGGCCGGCGAGGCGAGCCCGCGGGACGATGATGCGCGGGCGGGCGAGCCGAGGACCGCTCCCGTCACATCCGGTGGCGACGGGCTGGTCTCCCGGCTCTGGATCCGAGGCGGCTGGCGCCGGCGGGCGCTGTGGTCCGGGACGCTGCTGCTCGGGGCCGCGGCGGCCGGCTGCGCCGTCGCGCTGCTCGGCACCTCCGGTTGGCTGCTGGCCAAGGCCTCCGAACAGCCGCCCGTCCTGCACCTGATGGTGGCCGTGGTGGCGGTGCGCTTCTTCGGCCTCGGCCGCGGGGTGTTTCGCTATGCGGAACGCTTGGCCGGTCACGATCTCGGATTGCGAGACCAGTCGGCGTTGCGCCTGCGTACCTTCGCCGCCCTCGCCGACTCCCCCGCGGCCGCCCGCCGACACGGCGAGCTCGTCGACCGCCTGGTCGGCGACGTCGCGGCCGCCCAGGACCTCGTGCTGCGCGCCCGGCTGCCCCTGCTCGCCCACGCGGTGGTGAGCGTCGCCGTGGTCGCCTTCCTGGCCCGCTGGTCGCTGCCTGTTGCCGCGCTGTTCGCGGGGTACGCCGTCCTCGCCGGCTGGATCTGGCCCCGGGTCGGCGCCCTGATCTCCACCCGCGCCGACCGCCGGCTCGGGACGCTGCGCGGCGCGCTGGCCGAACAGGCCTTCCTGATCCATCGGCACGCTCCGCTGCTGCACACGCACGGGGCCGGTGCCCGTCAGCTCGCCCGGCTGGCCGATGCCGACGCGGCCCTGGTCGCCGGCGAGCGGCGGGCGGCCACCGCACGCGCGCTCGCCGCGGCGGGACAGTTGCTCGTCCTCGCGGCGGCCTGGCCGTTGATGATCATCGCCGCGCAACAGGCCGCTGCCAGCGGCGCCTGGACAACGATCATGATCGCCACGGTCGCGCTCCTCCCGCTGGCGCTGCACGAGTTGTACGCCCAGCACACGGCCGCCATGCAGGCCGGAATCCGTTCCACAGCGGCGATCGCGCGGGTTGAGCAGACGATCGAGCAGGCCGCCGAGCTGCCCTACCCGCCGCCACCGGAGCCGCTGGGAGAGCCGGGAATCGCCGCCGATCAGCTCGTCCTGCAGCGCGGATCGCTGCCGCCGGTCGATCTTCGCGTGCGGCCCGGGGACCGGATGGTGATCGCCGGTCCCTCCGGCGTCGGCAAGTCCACCCTGTTGGCCACGCTGCTGGGCCAGTTGCCCGTCGGGTCGGGCCGGATCGCCACCGGCGGGCTGGTCGGCTGCCTGGGCCAGGATGCGCACATCTTCGACACCACCGTCGCCGAGAACGTCCGGCTGGGCGACCCCGGAGCCGACGAGGTCGCCGTGCACGCCGCTCTGGTCGCCGCCGGGCTGCCCGGACTGCCTCCGGACCGCCGGGTGGGCGAGCACGGGAGTTCGGTGTCCGGCGGCGAGGGGCGACGGCTGGCGCTCGCCCGGGTGCTCGCGCAGCGCCCGGACGTGTTGCTGCTGGACGAGCCCACCGAGCACCTGGACAGCCCGACCGCGCGTGCCCTGCTCGCCGACATCGACGCCGCCCTGCCGGACGCCGCGATTCTCGTCGTCAGTCATCAGCCCGACCTGATCCGCGACACGTGGGGGCCCCGTACGCGCGTCGCCGACGTGACAGGCGGCCCGGTGGGGATAAAGTGTCAGCCGACCGACTTCCAATCAGCAAAGGAATCTCATGACCAAGAAGGAACTCGTTGA
- the cydB gene encoding cytochrome d ubiquinol oxidase subunit II, with translation MELNVIWFGIIATLWIGYLVLEGFDFGVGMLLAKLARNRTERRVMINTIGPVWDGNEVWLLVAGGATFAAFPDWYATMFSGFYLPLLVILLALIIRGVAFEYRHKRDDPRWQANWERCIIIGSFVPSVLWGVAFANLLQGVPIDAEKNFVGSLASLISPYTLLGGLLTCGVFLTHGAIFTALKTLGDLRLRARRYAVRIGLATAVVAVAFIAWTALAYSHTMLTWVFGGVTAIAFLAGLAAIAAGREGWAFLGTAVAILAFTCMVFATLFPNVMVSSLNPAWNLTIANSSSTPYTLQIMTIAAVIFTPIVIGYQAWTYWVFRRRLGTQHMPEAAVGSDEPAAN, from the coding sequence ATGGAACTCAATGTCATCTGGTTCGGCATCATCGCCACCTTGTGGATCGGCTATCTCGTCCTGGAGGGCTTCGACTTCGGGGTCGGGATGCTGCTCGCCAAACTGGCCCGCAACCGGACCGAGCGGCGGGTGATGATCAACACCATCGGACCGGTCTGGGACGGTAACGAGGTCTGGCTGCTGGTTGCCGGAGGGGCGACCTTCGCGGCCTTCCCCGACTGGTACGCCACGATGTTCAGCGGCTTCTACCTGCCGCTGCTGGTGATCCTGCTCGCGCTGATCATCCGCGGCGTCGCCTTCGAGTACCGGCACAAGCGCGATGACCCGCGCTGGCAGGCGAACTGGGAACGCTGCATCATCATCGGCTCCTTCGTGCCCAGCGTGTTGTGGGGCGTGGCCTTCGCCAACCTGCTGCAGGGCGTACCGATCGATGCGGAGAAGAACTTCGTCGGCTCGCTGGCCTCGCTCATCTCGCCCTACACCCTGCTCGGCGGGCTGTTGACCTGCGGGGTGTTCCTCACCCACGGAGCGATCTTCACCGCACTGAAGACGCTGGGTGATCTTCGCCTGCGGGCTCGCCGGTACGCCGTGCGGATCGGGCTGGCGACGGCGGTCGTCGCCGTTGCCTTCATCGCCTGGACCGCGCTGGCGTACTCCCACACCATGCTGACCTGGGTCTTCGGCGGCGTGACGGCGATCGCCTTCCTGGCAGGGCTGGCCGCGATCGCGGCGGGCCGCGAGGGCTGGGCTTTCCTCGGCACCGCGGTCGCGATCCTCGCCTTCACCTGCATGGTCTTCGCGACGCTCTTCCCGAATGTGATGGTCTCCTCGCTGAACCCCGCCTGGAACCTCACCATCGCGAACTCGTCGTCGACGCCGTACACGCTGCAGATCATGACCATCGCCGCGGTGATCTTCACCCCGATCGTGATCGGCTACCAGGCCTGGACCTATTGGGTCTTCCGGCGGCGCCTCGGCACCCAGCACATGCCCGAGGCGGCGGTAGGCTCCGACGAGCCCGCTGCCAACTGA
- a CDS encoding M20/M25/M40 family metallo-hydrolase, whose product MHATTPGRHRLAAALAILLLGLAGALTATPRAAAAPPDPMAFAENLDRDAIAADLAALQRIADENGGNRADGTPGGDATVEYLATRLAEAGYDVQRQTFTTRAGHESVNLIAETPTGRTDNVIMLGAHWDGVEAGAGMNDNASGTAALLQVATELADFGALNNQVRFAFWGAEETGLEGSRHYVGELSEDEVDQLVVYYNYDMIGSPNYLIGVENGKAETYNDKPLADGSAQAMDVQSGYFDAIGQPWQPSEMCCTDYNAFHDAGVPIGGLYTGGREAPKTEEEAAKFGGTAGEFPDPNYHSAGDDLANVSLEGVGINAGVMAYAAASLGLSSEPINGVAPPAAKLDPSAARPGAEITISGSGFVPGEPIEITIGDQQVATVRAGEDGALDARATVPDDAPAGATTVTIAQDPLAPIELDLEVESVPAPSPTGSPSSTAPSSPTSPSSPPGGDDTTAPTASAEPTATASPTAVPSQTTAAPAPRPRPPGVPLASTGGPALGAAALGVAALLAGAMLLRRRT is encoded by the coding sequence ATGCACGCAACGACACCCGGGCGGCACCGGCTGGCCGCAGCCCTCGCCATCCTGCTGCTCGGCCTGGCCGGGGCGCTCACCGCGACCCCCCGTGCCGCCGCCGCGCCGCCGGACCCGATGGCCTTCGCCGAGAACCTCGACCGCGACGCGATCGCGGCCGATCTCGCCGCACTGCAGAGGATCGCCGACGAGAACGGCGGCAATCGCGCGGACGGTACGCCGGGCGGCGACGCCACCGTGGAGTACCTCGCGACCAGGCTGGCCGAGGCCGGCTACGACGTGCAACGCCAGACCTTTACCACCCGCGCCGGACACGAGTCGGTGAACCTGATCGCCGAGACGCCGACCGGGCGTACCGACAATGTGATCATGCTCGGCGCCCACTGGGACGGCGTCGAGGCAGGCGCCGGGATGAACGACAACGCCTCGGGCACGGCGGCCCTGCTGCAGGTGGCGACCGAGCTGGCCGACTTCGGCGCGCTGAACAACCAGGTCCGATTCGCCTTCTGGGGCGCCGAGGAAACCGGCCTGGAGGGCTCGCGCCACTATGTCGGCGAGCTTTCCGAGGACGAGGTCGATCAACTCGTCGTCTACTACAACTACGACATGATCGGCTCGCCGAACTACCTGATCGGCGTCGAGAACGGCAAGGCCGAGACCTACAACGACAAGCCCCTGGCCGACGGATCGGCACAGGCGATGGACGTCCAGTCGGGCTATTTCGACGCCATCGGCCAGCCGTGGCAGCCGAGCGAGATGTGCTGCACCGACTACAACGCCTTCCACGACGCGGGCGTGCCCATCGGCGGCCTCTACACCGGCGGCAGGGAGGCCCCGAAGACGGAGGAGGAGGCGGCGAAGTTCGGCGGGACCGCCGGCGAGTTCCCCGACCCGAACTATCACAGCGCCGGTGACGACCTCGCCAACGTCAGCCTGGAAGGCGTGGGAATCAATGCCGGCGTGATGGCCTACGCCGCCGCATCGCTCGGGCTGTCCAGCGAGCCGATCAACGGGGTCGCGCCACCGGCGGCGAAGCTCGACCCGAGCGCGGCCCGGCCCGGCGCCGAGATCACCATCAGCGGCAGCGGCTTCGTGCCGGGCGAGCCGATCGAGATCACGATCGGCGATCAGCAGGTGGCCACGGTCCGTGCCGGCGAGGATGGGGCCCTCGATGCGCGGGCGACGGTCCCCGACGACGCCCCGGCCGGAGCCACCACGGTCACCATCGCCCAGGACCCGCTTGCCCCGATCGAGCTGGACCTCGAGGTAGAGTCGGTGCCGGCGCCGTCGCCGACCGGTTCGCCGTCGAGCACCGCGCCGAGCAGCCCGACCAGCCCGAGTTCCCCGCCGGGCGGCGACGACACGACCGCTCCGACGGCCTCGGCGGAGCCGACCGCGACCGCCAGCCCGACCGCCGTGCCGAGCCAAACCACGGCCGCTCCGGCGCCGCGCCCGCGCCCGCCCGGCGTACCCCTCGCCTCCACCGGCGGCCCCGCCCTGGGCGCCGCCGCGCTCGGCGTGGCCGCGCTGCTGGCCGGGGCGATGCTGCTGCGCCGGCGTACCTGA
- a CDS encoding HU family DNA-binding protein codes for MTKKELVDAIAKEADLTQADADKALGAVVSAISGALAKGDKVAVPGFGTFEVRERSARSGRNPQTGETIQIAASKAPAFKPATQLKSAVSGK; via the coding sequence ATGACCAAGAAGGAACTCGTTGACGCGATCGCCAAGGAAGCGGACCTGACCCAGGCCGACGCCGACAAAGCCCTGGGGGCCGTCGTGTCCGCCATCTCGGGCGCGCTGGCCAAGGGTGACAAGGTTGCCGTGCCGGGCTTCGGTACCTTCGAGGTCCGCGAGCGCTCCGCGCGCTCCGGTCGCAACCCGCAGACCGGCGAGACCATCCAGATCGCCGCCTCCAAGGCTCCGGCGTTCAAGCCGGCCACCCAGCTTAAGAGCGCCGTCTCCGGCAAGTGA
- a CDS encoding BlaI/MecI/CopY family transcriptional regulator, producing the protein MSKRRQARLGDLERVIMDHLWGAGGSQTVRDVYTALAERREIAYTTVMTVLDRLAKKELVVRERDGRAWRYQPAQGRDALAAEIMDTALGVDAGERSAALVAFADRVTPEEAALLREALAAVEAAGDKPRTKR; encoded by the coding sequence GTGAGCAAGCGGCGGCAGGCGCGACTCGGCGATCTCGAGCGCGTGATCATGGATCACCTGTGGGGCGCCGGCGGCTCGCAGACCGTCCGCGATGTCTACACCGCCCTCGCCGAGCGCCGCGAGATCGCCTACACGACCGTGATGACCGTGCTGGATCGGCTGGCCAAGAAGGAACTGGTGGTACGCGAGCGCGACGGCCGCGCCTGGCGCTACCAGCCGGCCCAGGGCCGCGACGCCCTGGCCGCCGAGATCATGGACACCGCGCTCGGGGTGGACGCGGGCGAGCGCAGCGCCGCACTGGTCGCCTTCGCCGACCGGGTCACGCCCGAGGAGGCCGCGCTGCTGCGCGAGGCGCTGGCCGCGGTCGAGGCCGCCGGCGACAAACCACGAACCAAGCGCTGA